The window GTGGGATACCAATAGCTGGTGACTTCGCGCCGCGCCTGGTAGCGCGCACCGGCGCCGCCGTCGAAGCCGTCGAAGCTCGGCGGCGAGAGAAAAAGTGTCTTGCTCATTCGATCAAGTCGGGAGGTTGTAGTGCTTGCCGCCGCCCGCGGCAAGCAGGGTTTTCCCAACTGCGGGTCATTGGCAGGACGCATCCAGCGTTCGAAGCGCCCGGGCGACGGACTCGATGTGGGCGCTCAGTGTGAATCGCGCGCGAAACCGCTCGCGAAGCGCCAGAGGGTCGGGTGGTTCACGCAGCATCAGCTCGAATCTGGCCGTGACCTCCGCAGGTGAATTGGGCGCCACCAGCAGCGACCACCCAGCGGGAAGCATTTCGGGGATCGCCCTCCATCGGGTCGCCACCACAGGGAGGCCGGACGCCATTGCCTCCAGGACGACCAACGGCAAGTTCTCCGCCTCGTAAATCGTGGGGAAACAAAAGCAGTCGCTCTCGTGGAGCAATTTGTTCCGGTCGCGCGCGTCCAGAAAACCCACCCAGCGCACCACCGGCGAGCCGTCCTCGCGACGGCCGGCAAGCGCCGCGAGTTGCTCGAATTCCTCGCGCGAGGCGGCATCCGGAAACGAGCCCGCCGCGGTGAGGGTGGCCTCCAATCTAGCGCCCCGACTGTCGTGAAGCTGGTTGAGGCCTTGCACCGCGCGGACCGCATCAAACACCCCTTTGCTCTGCGAGCACAATCCGAGGAAGCAGACGCGGAACACGGCGGCATCATCTCCCGCCTCCGCTCCGGGTTGCGGCGCCGGTGATGCGCCTGAAACAAGCGTGGCGTGATGCTTCGCACGGGCGATGCGGCGCGGCAACACGGTGGACTCAAAATCCGGGCAGGGATCGGGAATTCCATTCGGCACCACTTCGATGCGGCGCGCGCCGAGCGCTTCGGCGTCGCGCCGGTTCGATTCCGCGAGCACGAGGCTCAGGGCGTGGCCACCGAGCAGCCAGCGCGTCACCGCGCGTTCCCACGGGCGGGCTTGAGTCCCGATCCATTCCCCAAGCCCGGCCGCATGCCAGTGCAGTGTCAAGGTGCGGAAGAACGGCCGGCACAGCGCCATCACCATCCAGTCGCGATACAGCGGCACGCGCGCGGGCGCTGCGGGCACATAATAAAGATGCGCCGCTCCGTGGCGAACCCGGCACCACAACGCCTCGGCACAGTGGCGGAGCAGCAGGAACAGCTTGTGCCATCGCGCGCGACCGATGTCCTCCGCGCCGGAGGAGAGCCGGGCGTTGACGTGAAAAACCTCGATGCCC of the Verrucomicrobiota bacterium genome contains:
- a CDS encoding glycosyltransferase family 4 protein encodes the protein MKLVLFAHTPPPHHGQSYMTQLLLDGLGGDARCRAPGSTQTPQGIEVFHVNARLSSGAEDIGRARWHKLFLLLRHCAEALWCRVRHGAAHLYYVPAAPARVPLYRDWMVMALCRPFFRTLTLHWHAAGLGEWIGTQARPWERAVTRWLLGGHALSLVLAESNRRDAEALGARRIEVVPNGIPDPCPDFESTVLPRRIARAKHHATLVSGASPAPQPGAEAGDDAAVFRVCFLGLCSQSKGVFDAVRAVQGLNQLHDSRGARLEATLTAAGSFPDAASREEFEQLAALAGRREDGSPVVRWVGFLDARDRNKLLHESDCFCFPTIYEAENLPLVVLEAMASGLPVVATRWRAIPEMLPAGWSLLVAPNSPAEVTARFELMLREPPDPLALRERFRARFTLSAHIESVARALRTLDASCQ